TGGATTGACGCCCGTGTAGCCGTGACAACACAAAGCACTGTTGTTTGCGGAAATTCTTTTCAATCTAACCGCCGAAAGGTATTTCGCACGCGGTAGTCAGCCGGAGCTTCGACACCGCTTGTgagtctgtctgtgtgtgtacgGTGGTGGTGAGTCCACAGGACATGGGTTTTGGCGGTTTACAAGTACCTGATGATTACGAGGGAAAGAGGTGACCACCACAATCAGCACAACCTGGCAACTTCAGAGCGGCCGATAAAACCAGCTGGCATGGGTCGCGTTCTGCGGGAGGTCTGCGGGTGTGGTACGAGGGGGAGGCACGCCGCTGTCAGGAGTTCATGTGCTTGTTGTTTTAAGTTCACAGGAACGGGAAATGGAGATGAGGGCTGTCCGTTGTTGGCAACAAGGTGCAGGAGATGCGTACCGGCAAGGACAGAGACGGTTGGCAGCGCCAGCGGCGATCTGCTTGGTTGCACGGCCCGGTTGTGTAAATCCACGTTGACACGACAGCAACAATTTCATTTCGGTGACGCGCAGCAGAGGGTAAAAACGAGCCGCTTCGACGGGCGTCTCACTTTCGATTCAAGGCATCATGTTCGCAAGTGAACAGATCGCAAAGGGATATCGACGGACGGAGGCGGGTCGAGCAGAAATTCATTAAAAACGATTGCAATAAGAGAATAAAGTTGTGTGCGGGGGTAGCGACATCGTGCAAGTGGAGGAGAgggtggggggggggggaaggagaaatcAACAACGGCCATACATTTGGTTGCAATCTCGGATTTGTCTAGCGAATCTGACACTCTTGTCActcgtcttcgccgctgGACGAAGTAGCGGTGTACAACACCACACACTTCGGGCGCTCATGGCTCAAGACATCGTCAGATAGCGCTGCCTTGACAGTTGCAGAAGGAAAACTAAAAGTGAATCACCTCCGTGTATATTCTTCAGTGTGAGAGTGTAGATTGTATAGGATGAACGGGTGTATGCTGCAATCCCTGTTGCAACTGGGGAGGGTGACCGGGCTTACCATGCGGTC
This Toxoplasma gondii ME49 chromosome VIII, whole genome shotgun sequence DNA region includes the following protein-coding sequences:
- a CDS encoding hypothetical protein (encoded by transcript TGME49_269417), translating into MKGMQEGKTRIVEIRPPVLLQPHVINAFWPPKMQDTKEFTGTGNGDEGCPLLATRCRRCVPARTETVGSASGDLLGCTARLCKSTLTRQQQFHFGDAQQRVKTSRFDGRLTFDSRHHVRK